A genomic region of Friedmanniella luteola contains the following coding sequences:
- a CDS encoding helix-turn-helix domain-containing protein: MTDTYADRIGGLIRDARKHRGLTQTQLADVLGTSQSAVHRIEAGNQNLSLDMVNRIAEALESPLITVGPNGPLHLRVQGGVKLSGRIAVRSSKNAAVALLCASLINRGRTVIRGIARIEEVNRIVEVLTSIGVRATWLNGGSDLELVRPDELDLAAMDVEAARRTRSVIMFLGPLLHSYPSFQLPYAGGCDLGARTIEPHLQVLRRFGLDVVPTEGFYQCDVDESVEPTRPVTLTERGDTVTENALLAAALSPGVTVLRNASPNYMVQDLCVFLTHLGVEIDGIGTTTLRVHGVESINADVEFAPSEDPIEAMSLLTAAIVTQSELTIERAPIEFLEIELAILEEMGLDFTLSEEYVADNGHTRLVDLTVRPSTLRSPIDKIHPMPFPGLNIDNLPFFAVIAATAEGKTIIHDWVYENRAIYLTELNRLGARVQLLDPHRVIVEGPTRWRGTQVVCPPALRPAVCILLGMLAARGESVLRDVYVINRGYEDLANRLNALGANIEVFRD; encoded by the coding sequence GTGACTGACACCTACGCCGACCGGATCGGCGGGCTCATCCGCGACGCCCGCAAGCACCGGGGGCTCACCCAGACCCAGTTGGCCGACGTGCTCGGGACCAGTCAGAGTGCCGTGCACCGCATCGAGGCCGGCAACCAGAACCTCAGCCTGGACATGGTGAACCGCATCGCCGAGGCGCTCGAGTCCCCCCTCATCACCGTCGGCCCGAACGGCCCGCTGCACCTGCGCGTGCAGGGCGGGGTCAAGCTCTCCGGCCGCATCGCCGTCCGCTCGTCCAAGAACGCGGCCGTCGCGCTCCTCTGCGCCAGCCTCATCAACCGCGGCCGCACCGTCATCCGCGGCATCGCCCGGATCGAGGAGGTCAACCGGATCGTCGAGGTGCTGACCAGCATCGGCGTGCGGGCGACCTGGCTGAACGGCGGCAGCGACCTCGAGCTGGTCCGGCCGGACGAGCTGGACCTCGCGGCCATGGACGTCGAGGCCGCCCGCCGGACCCGCAGCGTGATCATGTTCCTCGGCCCGCTGCTGCACTCCTACCCCAGCTTCCAGCTGCCCTACGCCGGCGGCTGCGACCTCGGCGCCCGCACCATCGAGCCGCACCTGCAGGTGCTCCGCCGCTTCGGCCTCGACGTGGTGCCGACCGAGGGCTTCTACCAGTGCGACGTCGACGAGTCGGTCGAGCCGACCCGGCCGGTCACCCTGACCGAGCGCGGCGACACCGTCACCGAGAACGCCCTGCTCGCGGCCGCGCTGTCCCCCGGCGTCACCGTGCTGCGGAACGCCAGCCCGAACTACATGGTCCAGGACCTCTGCGTCTTCCTGACCCACCTGGGCGTGGAGATCGACGGCATCGGCACCACGACCCTGCGCGTGCACGGCGTCGAGAGCATCAACGCCGACGTCGAGTTCGCCCCGTCGGAGGACCCGATCGAGGCGATGAGCCTGCTCACCGCGGCGATCGTCACCCAGTCCGAGCTCACCATCGAGCGGGCGCCGATCGAGTTCCTCGAGATCGAGCTGGCGATCCTGGAGGAGATGGGCCTCGACTTCACCCTCAGCGAGGAGTACGTCGCCGACAACGGCCACACCCGGCTGGTCGACCTGACGGTGCGGCCCTCGACGCTGCGCTCGCCGATCGACAAGATCCACCCGATGCCGTTCCCCGGGCTGAACATCGACAACCTGCCCTTCTTCGCGGTCATCGCGGCCACGGCCGAGGGCAAGACGATCATCCACGACTGGGTCTACGAGAACCGCGCCATCTACCTCACCGAGCTCAACCGGCTCGGCGCGCGCGTGCAGCTCCTCGACCCGCACCGGGTGATCGTCGAGGGCCCGACGCGCTGGCGCGGCACCCAGGTGGTCTGCCCGCCGGCCCTGCGGCCCGCCGTCTGCATCCTGCTCGGCATGCTCGCCGCGCGCGGTGAGTCGGTCCTGCGGGACGTCTACGTGATCAACCGCGGCTACGAGGACCTCGCCAACCGCCTCAACGCCCTCGGCGCGAACATCGAGGTCTTCCGGGACTGA
- the pdxY gene encoding pyridoxal kinase PdxY produces MTTILSIQSSVAYGHVGNSAATFPLMRMGVEVWPVLTVHFSNHTGYPGWRGPLLRAEDVAEVIRGIDERGVLDRCDAVLSGYQGGADVGAVILDAVDLVRSRNPAALYCCDPVLGDVGRGVYVRDGIPELMRDRVVPAAQLITPNQFELELLTGLGTSTLPEVLAAAAAARALGPDIVLVTSVVHTEAAPGTIAMVAVSGEGAWQVTTPLLPRTFTGAGDLTAATFLASYLRTRDVAASVARTAAVVHGVLDVTVRSGQAELQLVAGQDEIAAPSRTFEATRLR; encoded by the coding sequence GTGACCACCATCTTGTCCATCCAGTCCTCGGTGGCCTACGGGCACGTCGGCAACAGCGCCGCCACCTTCCCGCTGATGCGGATGGGCGTCGAGGTGTGGCCCGTGCTCACCGTCCACTTCTCCAACCACACCGGCTACCCCGGCTGGCGCGGTCCGCTGCTCCGGGCCGAGGACGTCGCCGAGGTGATCCGGGGGATCGACGAGCGCGGCGTGCTCGACCGCTGCGACGCCGTGCTCTCGGGCTACCAGGGCGGGGCTGACGTCGGGGCGGTGATCCTGGACGCGGTGGACCTGGTCCGGTCCCGCAACCCCGCGGCCCTCTACTGCTGCGACCCGGTGCTCGGCGACGTCGGCCGGGGGGTCTACGTCCGCGACGGCATCCCCGAGCTGATGCGGGACCGGGTGGTCCCCGCGGCGCAGCTGATCACCCCGAACCAGTTCGAGCTGGAGCTGCTCACCGGCCTGGGCACGTCGACCCTGCCGGAGGTGCTGGCCGCCGCCGCCGCCGCCCGCGCGCTGGGTCCGGACATCGTGCTGGTCACCAGCGTCGTCCACACCGAGGCGGCACCCGGCACCATCGCCATGGTGGCCGTCTCCGGGGAGGGTGCCTGGCAGGTGACCACGCCGCTGCTGCCGCGCACCTTCACCGGCGCCGGCGACCTCACCGCCGCGACCTTCCTGGCCAGCTACCTGCGCACCCGTGACGTCGCCGCCTCGGTCGCGCGCACGGCCGCCGTCGTGCACGGCGTCCTCGACGTCACCGTCCGCTCCGGCCAGGCCGAGCTGCAGCTCGTCGCCGGTCAGGACGAGATCGCCGCCCCCAGCCGGACGTTCGAGGCGACGCGGCTGCGCTGA
- a CDS encoding DICT sensory domain-containing protein, translating to MLDDHGAVPRDDRQRPDAVLGDRPVDPVLEGLFRHGRLQVTQTPLVEIASGRPVAVRLLTHGPAEDADAAPARVRALVAASDQLAFLDEAARARALAEARLAPLLPQAPLVLDAHLASFSQLARNADPTPVVLVVDSTDAVERPAEMLRLVAAARAQGWEVGLREVGGTPASLAAVSVIEPALVVLSRRVLDEPTSRLSVETIQATTAFCHSSGAVVAAEDVADAGSEAAAVAAGATLACGSRYHGRARRSRLRPAEEVLRMFSPPLPVAHHSPFELAARRHPARRATKPVLVALSKRLEATAGPSGTSSLVLAAFQTASQFTPDTQRRYRELARTSTLVMAAAQGLHHTDVPGVSVTSLDPSDPLVHEWNVLVLAPTMSVMLAASDLRTPVRHQRDREFDYILTYDRDLVAHAARSMLSRLTHRAAPLTEA from the coding sequence GTGCTCGACGACCACGGTGCGGTGCCCCGGGACGACCGGCAGCGCCCCGACGCGGTGCTGGGGGACCGTCCCGTCGACCCGGTGCTGGAGGGCCTCTTCCGGCACGGCCGGCTGCAGGTCACCCAGACCCCGCTCGTCGAGATCGCCAGCGGCCGCCCGGTGGCCGTGCGGCTGCTCACGCACGGTCCGGCCGAGGACGCCGACGCCGCTCCCGCCCGGGTCCGCGCGCTGGTCGCGGCGTCGGACCAGCTCGCCTTCCTCGACGAGGCCGCCCGCGCGCGAGCGCTGGCCGAGGCCCGGCTGGCCCCCCTGCTGCCCCAGGCGCCCCTCGTCCTCGACGCCCACCTGGCCTCGTTCAGCCAGCTCGCCCGCAACGCCGACCCCACCCCGGTCGTCCTGGTGGTGGACAGCACCGACGCGGTCGAGCGGCCGGCGGAGATGCTCCGGCTGGTCGCCGCGGCCCGCGCGCAGGGGTGGGAGGTCGGGCTGCGCGAGGTGGGCGGCACGCCGGCCAGCCTGGCCGCCGTCTCGGTCATCGAGCCGGCCCTGGTGGTGCTCAGCCGCCGCGTGCTGGACGAGCCCACCAGCCGGCTGAGCGTCGAGACCATCCAGGCGACGACGGCGTTCTGCCACTCCTCGGGTGCGGTGGTGGCGGCCGAGGACGTCGCCGACGCGGGCTCCGAGGCGGCGGCGGTCGCCGCGGGGGCTACCCTGGCCTGCGGGTCCCGCTACCACGGCCGCGCCCGCCGCTCGCGGCTCCGTCCCGCGGAGGAGGTGCTGCGGATGTTCAGCCCGCCGCTGCCGGTGGCGCACCACAGCCCGTTCGAGCTGGCCGCCCGCCGGCACCCCGCCCGCCGGGCGACGAAGCCGGTGCTGGTGGCGCTCAGCAAGCGCCTGGAGGCGACGGCCGGTCCGTCCGGCACCTCCAGCCTGGTGCTGGCGGCGTTCCAGACGGCGTCGCAGTTCACGCCGGACACCCAGCGGCGCTACCGGGAGCTCGCCCGGACCAGCACCCTGGTGATGGCGGCGGCGCAGGGGCTGCACCACACCGACGTGCCGGGGGTCTCGGTCACCTCGCTCGACCCCTCGGACCCCCTCGTGCACGAGTGGAACGTGCTGGTCCTCGCGCCCACGATGTCGGTCATGCTGGCGGCCTCGGACCTGCGGACCCCGGTCCGGCACCAGCGGGACCGCGAGTTCGACTACATCCTCACCTACGACCGCGACCTGGTGGCGCACGCCGCCCGCAGCATGCTGAGCCGGCTGACGCACCGGGCGGCGCCGCTCACCGAGGCCTGA
- a CDS encoding PGPGW domain-containing protein translates to MSPDVEQPSPPDVRPRPAAPEEPVHLDGAHGSHHILRDSPEDRWRWRAKIRQSPHQLRVYRFCVGIAGTLLVVLGFISGPLPGPGGIPLVLLGLAVMASEFVWAERLMGVFKAQLHRFRSWSRPRQTAAFAVFFACCGLVGYAYLLTLGPPTWLPGSVEGVLARLPGL, encoded by the coding sequence ATGTCGCCCGACGTCGAGCAGCCTTCGCCGCCCGACGTCCGCCCCCGGCCCGCCGCCCCGGAGGAGCCCGTCCACCTGGACGGGGCGCACGGCAGCCACCACATCCTGCGCGACTCCCCCGAGGACCGCTGGCGCTGGCGCGCCAAGATCCGGCAGAGCCCCCACCAGCTCCGGGTCTACCGCTTCTGCGTCGGCATCGCGGGCACCCTGCTGGTCGTCCTCGGCTTCATCAGCGGTCCGCTGCCCGGTCCCGGCGGCATCCCGCTCGTGCTGCTGGGCCTGGCGGTGATGGCCAGCGAGTTCGTCTGGGCGGAGCGGCTGATGGGGGTGTTCAAGGCCCAGCTGCACCGCTTCCGCTCCTGGTCGCGTCCCCGCCAGACCGCCGCCTTCGCCGTCTTCTTCGCCTGCTGCGGGCTCGTCGGCTACGCCTACCTGCTGACGCTCGGACCGCCGACCTGGCTGCCGGGCTCCGTCGAGGGCGTGCTGGCCCGGCTGCCCGGTCTCTGA
- a CDS encoding glycerophosphodiester phosphodiesterase family protein, with protein sequence MRADDYAFFRAPFLAFAHRGGAHYPPNLHRENTLHAFEQAAALGYRYFETDVHATADGVLLAFHDDRLDRVTDRSGVLATLPWAEVAEARIHGRDPIPRLADLLTSFPDARFNIDAKSPGAVDLLADTVDEHEAWDRVCVSSFGVARLHRLRRRLGHRVASSASAAGVAANRFLPWLTRVLNTSAPALQIPVRHLLGGREVMLLTPALVRAAHRAGKQVHVWTVDDAPLMEWLLEQGVDGIFTDRVDTLKDVLTAHGRWT encoded by the coding sequence ATGAGGGCCGACGACTACGCGTTCTTCCGCGCCCCGTTCCTGGCCTTCGCGCACCGCGGCGGCGCCCACTACCCGCCCAACCTGCACCGCGAGAACACCCTGCACGCCTTCGAGCAGGCCGCGGCGCTCGGCTACCGCTACTTCGAGACCGACGTGCACGCCACGGCCGACGGCGTCCTGCTGGCCTTCCACGACGACCGGCTGGACCGCGTCACCGACCGCTCCGGCGTGCTGGCCACCCTGCCCTGGGCCGAGGTGGCCGAGGCCCGCATCCACGGCCGGGACCCGATCCCCCGGCTGGCGGACCTGCTGACCTCGTTCCCGGACGCCCGCTTCAACATCGACGCGAAGTCGCCGGGGGCCGTGGACCTGCTCGCGGACACCGTCGACGAGCACGAAGCCTGGGACCGGGTCTGCGTCAGCTCCTTCGGGGTCGCGCGGCTGCACCGCCTCCGACGCCGGCTGGGCCACCGCGTCGCCTCCTCGGCCAGCGCGGCCGGCGTCGCGGCCAACCGCTTCCTGCCCTGGCTGACGCGGGTGCTCAACACCTCCGCGCCGGCGCTGCAGATCCCGGTCCGGCACCTGCTGGGGGGCCGGGAGGTCATGCTGCTGACCCCGGCCCTGGTCCGCGCCGCGCACCGGGCGGGCAAGCAGGTCCACGTCTGGACCGTCGACGACGCGCCGCTGATGGAGTGGCTCCTGGAGCAGGGGGTGGACGGCATCTTCACCGACCGGGTGGACACGCTGAAGGACGTGCTGACCGCGCACGGGCGCTGGACGTGA
- a CDS encoding MFS transporter produces MSAATTGPSPTAPARSGPSAVRRRVVLAWGLWDWGSAAYNAVITSFVFGPYVVRGVVGDAEPGGWSANTWLGLSGFVAGLLVALIAPITGQRSDAGGHRRRNLALWTGLVVVTMLGLFTVRDEPAYLYTALVLLAAGAVFQEFAGVSYNAMLPQVSTPATLGRVSGFGWSMGYFGGIFLLLICYVGFIAPDVGWFGVTSEGGLNIRVVAVFSAVWFAVFALPVLVAVPELPPGPPSRRVSIPQSYRLLVQDVRRLFARDRNAVWFLLASALYRDGLAAVFTFGAILAVSVYGLDQSTVLVFGVAANVVAALGALALGVVEDRVGPKRIIMVSLVGLLVSCTVLLFASGPTMFWIFGLLLCLWVGPAQASSRSFLARVAPPGREGEMFGLYATTGRAASFLAPGLFALFSGLFSDRVGIVGIALVLLAGAIALSRVASPPRLTSGPSAGSS; encoded by the coding sequence GTGAGCGCCGCGACGACGGGCCCCTCGCCGACGGCCCCGGCCCGGTCCGGGCCGTCGGCGGTGCGCCGGCGGGTGGTGCTCGCCTGGGGCCTGTGGGACTGGGGCTCGGCGGCGTACAACGCCGTCATCACCTCCTTCGTCTTCGGGCCGTACGTGGTCCGCGGGGTGGTCGGCGACGCCGAACCGGGCGGCTGGTCGGCCAACACCTGGCTGGGCCTGTCCGGGTTCGTCGCCGGCCTGCTGGTGGCGCTGATCGCGCCCATCACCGGGCAGCGCTCCGACGCCGGCGGCCACCGGCGGCGCAACCTCGCGCTCTGGACCGGGCTGGTCGTCGTCACGATGCTCGGGCTGTTCACGGTGCGCGACGAGCCGGCCTACCTGTACACGGCGCTCGTGCTGCTGGCCGCCGGCGCGGTGTTCCAGGAGTTCGCCGGCGTCTCCTACAACGCGATGCTGCCGCAGGTCTCGACACCGGCCACCCTCGGCCGGGTGTCCGGCTTCGGCTGGTCGATGGGCTACTTCGGCGGCATCTTCCTGCTGCTGATCTGCTACGTCGGCTTCATCGCCCCCGACGTCGGCTGGTTCGGCGTGACCTCGGAGGGCGGGCTGAACATCCGCGTCGTCGCCGTCTTCTCGGCGGTCTGGTTCGCGGTCTTCGCGCTGCCCGTGCTGGTCGCGGTGCCCGAGCTCCCGCCGGGCCCGCCCAGCCGGCGGGTGTCGATCCCGCAGTCCTACCGGTTGCTGGTCCAGGACGTGCGACGGCTCTTCGCCCGCGACCGCAACGCCGTCTGGTTCCTGCTCGCCTCGGCGCTGTACCGCGACGGGCTGGCCGCGGTGTTCACCTTCGGCGCCATCCTCGCCGTCAGCGTCTACGGCCTCGACCAGTCCACCGTGCTCGTGTTCGGCGTCGCGGCCAACGTGGTGGCGGCGCTGGGCGCGCTGGCCCTGGGCGTCGTCGAGGACCGGGTGGGGCCGAAGAGGATCATCATGGTCTCGCTGGTCGGCCTGCTGGTCTCCTGCACCGTGCTGCTGTTCGCCTCCGGGCCCACCATGTTCTGGATCTTCGGGCTGCTGCTCTGCCTGTGGGTCGGGCCGGCGCAGGCCAGCTCGCGCTCGTTCCTGGCCCGGGTCGCGCCGCCCGGGCGGGAGGGCGAGATGTTCGGCCTGTACGCCACCACCGGGCGGGCCGCCTCCTTCCTCGCCCCCGGCCTGTTCGCCCTGTTCTCCGGATTGTTCTCCGACCGCGTGGGTATCGTGGGCATAGCGCTGGTCCTGCTGGCCGGAGCGATCGCCCTGTCACGGGTGGCCTCTCCCCCACGGCTGACGAGCGGGCCCAGCGCCGGGTCGAGCTAG
- a CDS encoding RNA polymerase-binding protein RbpA: protein MADRSLRGTGLGAKSFEDEAGVEFAARQEVGYDCSRQHHFTLVFSAEAEIPALWECPRCGAESLRSDGQRPEAKEEKAVRTHWDMLRERRSIAELEDLLAERLTLLRAGELGSTAWSRTAPSKKTA from the coding sequence ATGGCTGATCGTTCACTGCGGGGCACCGGTCTGGGAGCCAAGAGCTTCGAGGACGAGGCCGGCGTCGAGTTCGCGGCGCGGCAGGAGGTCGGGTACGACTGCTCGCGTCAGCACCACTTCACGCTCGTGTTCTCGGCCGAGGCCGAGATCCCCGCCCTGTGGGAGTGCCCGCGCTGCGGCGCCGAGTCCCTGCGGTCCGACGGGCAGCGCCCGGAGGCCAAGGAGGAGAAGGCCGTCCGCACCCACTGGGACATGCTGCGCGAGCGTCGCTCCATCGCCGAGCTCGAGGACCTGCTGGCCGAGCGGCTGACCCTGCTCCGCGCCGGCGAGCTGGGTTCGACGGCCTGGTCGCGGACCGCCCCCTCGAAGAAGACCGCCTGA
- a CDS encoding FxsA family protein, giving the protein MRLRGGLPLVVFLVLLVAVPIFEVWLLLQVADQIGALATLGILVAEAVLGAWLMRREGGRAWTALTDAFQTGRVPSGELADAALVLVGGLLLMLPGFATDIVGFLFLLPLTRPAARKLVAFFIARRLSRLGVPSGAVGPSGTVIPGETVPDPAPGPGGPTIIRGEVTDR; this is encoded by the coding sequence GTGAGGCTCCGCGGCGGTCTGCCGCTGGTGGTCTTCCTCGTGCTGCTGGTGGCGGTGCCGATCTTCGAGGTGTGGCTGCTGCTGCAGGTCGCCGACCAGATCGGCGCCCTGGCGACGCTCGGGATCCTCGTCGCCGAGGCCGTCCTCGGCGCCTGGCTCATGCGGCGCGAGGGTGGTCGGGCGTGGACGGCGCTGACCGACGCGTTCCAGACCGGCCGGGTGCCCAGCGGTGAGCTGGCCGACGCCGCCCTGGTGCTGGTCGGCGGGCTGCTGCTGATGCTGCCCGGGTTCGCGACCGACATCGTCGGGTTCCTGTTCCTGCTGCCGCTGACCCGGCCGGCCGCGCGCAAGCTGGTCGCCTTCTTCATCGCCCGACGGCTGAGCCGGCTGGGCGTGCCGTCGGGGGCGGTCGGCCCCTCCGGGACGGTGATCCCGGGTGAGACCGTCCCCGACCCGGCGCCCGGACCGGGCGGACCGACCATCATCCGTGGCGAGGTCACCGACCGCTGA
- a CDS encoding polyprenol monophosphomannose synthase encodes MSESTATPAAPRGDERTLVIIPTYDELQNLPLIVARVRASVPDAHVLVADDNSPDGTGELADRLAAEDDHVHVLHRTGKEGLGAAYLAGFSWGLDAGYDVLVEMDADGSHQPEQLPRLLTALAGADLVLGSRWVTGGTVVNWPLSRKVLSRGGNLWTRLMLGLPLKDATGGFRAFRAATLRGLELDGVVSAGYCFQVDLAWRALKAGFRVVEVPITFIEREHGVSKMSQRIVVEALLLTTLWGIRHRAGQLSALRRRVPAVSR; translated from the coding sequence GTGAGCGAGTCGACGGCGACGCCCGCCGCCCCCCGGGGGGACGAACGGACCCTGGTGATCATCCCCACCTACGACGAGCTCCAGAACCTGCCGCTCATCGTGGCCCGGGTCCGGGCCAGCGTGCCGGACGCGCACGTGCTGGTCGCCGACGACAACTCCCCGGACGGCACCGGCGAGCTCGCCGACCGGCTGGCCGCCGAGGACGACCACGTGCACGTCCTGCACCGGACCGGCAAGGAGGGTCTCGGTGCCGCCTACCTGGCCGGCTTCAGCTGGGGCCTGGACGCCGGCTACGACGTGCTCGTCGAGATGGACGCCGACGGCTCCCACCAGCCCGAGCAGCTGCCTCGGCTGCTGACCGCGCTCGCCGGCGCCGACCTGGTGCTCGGCTCGCGCTGGGTGACCGGCGGCACGGTGGTGAACTGGCCGCTGTCCCGCAAGGTGCTCTCCCGCGGGGGCAACCTCTGGACACGGCTCATGCTGGGCCTCCCGCTCAAGGACGCGACCGGCGGCTTCCGGGCGTTCCGTGCTGCGACGCTGCGGGGGCTGGAGCTGGACGGGGTCGTCTCGGCCGGCTACTGCTTCCAGGTGGACCTGGCCTGGCGGGCCCTCAAGGCCGGCTTCCGGGTCGTCGAGGTGCCGATCACGTTCATCGAGCGTGAGCACGGCGTCAGCAAGATGAGCCAGCGGATCGTCGTCGAGGCGCTGCTGCTGACCACCCTGTGGGGCATCAGGCACCGGGCGGGCCAGCTGTCGGCCCTGCGCCGCCGCGTGCCGGCGGTGTCGCGGTGA
- the lnt gene encoding apolipoprotein N-acyltransferase produces the protein MSTPLTPAPPAEVTPAPTPPAAAGASPSAGSGRRGQRWRALAALASGALLGLAWQPYGLWPLLLVGVPALTLLVRGGPPRRSFGLGYLFGLGLLAVSISWLHVLGVWVAALLILFEALFFGVLAAALTLVLRLRAWPFAAACCWVAVEFAYSRLPFGGFGWVRLAYAAVDTPVAGFFPLVGVAGVSFVVALVGQLVAWLVLRLRRRTPTAPAAAGRPRRGPLLVVAGSLVLLVVAGTALRGFQVEPAAGLQGSVDVGIVQGNVPGRGIEAMGRARSVTNNHLAETVDLMTKARLGQVPTPDFLLWPENSTDIDPTLDGLTRLTVQSAAELAGVPILVGAVMQGPGPDERQTSALWWDSRAGILARYDKRDLVPFGEWIPFRDQLLPLVPILAQVGAQSVPGTTPGVLDVQVDGRPLKVGDVICFELAYDATVYETLTHGAQVSVVQSNNATYGGTGQIEQQFAITRARAMESRREIAVATTNSVSGFIDRDGRVVTRTTEFTADDRVVTMPLRTHLTPAVLVAPWVDRGLTLLAVLACALALVGARSRRPRTDPVGPARAPAPTNGRDLT, from the coding sequence GTGTCGACGCCCCTGACCCCTGCCCCGCCCGCAGAGGTCACCCCCGCCCCGACGCCCCCGGCCGCCGCCGGCGCGTCCCCGAGCGCCGGCAGCGGGCGGCGCGGACAGCGCTGGCGGGCGCTGGCGGCGCTGGCGTCCGGCGCCCTGCTGGGTCTCGCCTGGCAGCCGTACGGCCTGTGGCCGCTGCTGCTGGTGGGGGTCCCGGCCCTGACGCTGCTGGTCCGGGGCGGCCCGCCGCGCCGGTCCTTCGGGCTCGGCTACCTCTTCGGCCTCGGGCTGCTGGCGGTCAGCATCAGCTGGCTGCACGTCCTCGGGGTCTGGGTCGCCGCCCTGCTGATCCTGTTCGAGGCCCTGTTCTTCGGCGTGCTGGCCGCGGCCCTGACGCTGGTGCTGCGGCTGCGCGCCTGGCCGTTCGCCGCGGCCTGCTGCTGGGTGGCGGTCGAGTTCGCCTACTCCCGCCTCCCGTTCGGCGGCTTCGGCTGGGTGCGGTTGGCCTACGCCGCGGTCGACACCCCGGTCGCCGGCTTCTTCCCCCTCGTCGGCGTGGCCGGCGTGTCGTTCGTCGTCGCCCTCGTCGGGCAGCTGGTCGCCTGGCTGGTGCTGCGGCTGCGGCGGCGCACCCCGACCGCCCCCGCCGCCGCCGGACGACCCCGCCGCGGTCCGCTGCTCGTCGTGGCCGGGTCCCTGGTGCTGCTCGTGGTGGCGGGCACCGCGCTCCGCGGGTTCCAGGTGGAGCCCGCCGCCGGCCTGCAGGGCAGCGTCGACGTCGGGATCGTGCAGGGCAACGTCCCAGGGCGGGGCATCGAGGCCATGGGCCGGGCCCGCTCGGTCACCAACAACCACCTGGCCGAGACCGTCGACCTGATGACCAAGGCCCGCCTCGGGCAGGTCCCGACGCCGGACTTCCTGCTCTGGCCGGAGAACTCCACCGACATCGACCCGACGCTGGACGGCCTCACCCGGCTGACCGTCCAGTCGGCCGCCGAGCTCGCCGGGGTGCCGATCCTCGTCGGCGCCGTGATGCAGGGGCCGGGCCCCGACGAGCGGCAGACGAGCGCGCTGTGGTGGGACTCCCGGGCCGGGATCCTCGCCCGCTACGACAAGCGCGACCTCGTGCCGTTCGGCGAGTGGATCCCGTTCCGGGACCAGCTGCTGCCGCTGGTGCCGATCCTGGCCCAGGTGGGCGCCCAGTCGGTGCCGGGCACCACCCCCGGCGTCCTCGACGTCCAGGTCGACGGCCGGCCGCTGAAGGTGGGCGACGTGATCTGCTTCGAGCTCGCCTACGACGCCACCGTGTACGAGACCCTCACCCACGGGGCCCAGGTGTCGGTGGTGCAGAGCAACAACGCCACCTACGGCGGCACCGGGCAGATCGAGCAGCAGTTCGCGATCACCCGGGCCCGGGCGATGGAGTCCCGCCGCGAGATCGCCGTGGCGACCACCAACAGCGTCTCCGGCTTCATCGACCGCGACGGCCGGGTGGTCACCCGGACCACCGAGTTCACCGCGGACGACCGCGTCGTCACCATGCCGCTGCGCACCCACCTGACGCCCGCCGTGCTCGTCGCGCCGTGGGTGGACCGCGGCCTGACCCTGCTGGCCGTGCTGGCCTGCGCGCTGGCCCTGGTCGGTGCCCGCTCGCGCCGGCCCCGCACCGATCCCGTCGGCCCCGCCCGGGCGCCGGCACCGACGAACGGAAGAGACCTGACGTGA